One window of the Natronomonas marina genome contains the following:
- a CDS encoding DUF7525 family protein, whose product MTTTASTDKRVAFPLALGAVALLGAVGMTVFGITGDQVASGWSFAVAMVAGSLAVAAYHVYS is encoded by the coding sequence ATGACGACCACAGCGTCGACCGACAAACGCGTCGCCTTCCCGCTCGCGCTCGGTGCCGTCGCCCTGCTGGGCGCCGTCGGGATGACAGTGTTCGGTATCACCGGCGACCAGGTGGCCTCCGGGTGGTCCTTCGCGGTCGCGATGGTCGCCGGGTCGCTGGCGGTTGCC
- a CDS encoding LEA type 2 family protein, whose protein sequence is MSGIGEALTASRFRIAGVVVGVLVVSLVGAFALGVLGAPAVEAVDNRFGDVDDETTVVFTDLVVDNPNPIGVQLGNTTINYTVRMNDVPMAVGGREGLDIRRGNSTLEFTTRMNNEQIPPWWATHVNNDERTVVTINATVRTSILGQRRYDITQEKEVETDIIGDFNSEETRPVNADDPPPLFSNPVLYVNRTSAEWGEATAQETPIDMEFVMYNPQTTPFTVTELGYEITMNGVAVGEGRTDDIAAIPPGATETVRTEARILNPNLDDWWVTHLRNDQVTNLRIEFYAVVSVDQLSQDIRVPLDRLTYEETIETDIFGNENASTAEPTATATPTPADGERTPTPTDSGRTMPTATPTAIPDDPLETPTDDDGLL, encoded by the coding sequence ATGAGCGGAATCGGCGAGGCACTCACCGCGAGTCGGTTCAGGATCGCCGGCGTCGTCGTCGGCGTTCTCGTCGTCTCTCTGGTCGGCGCGTTCGCGCTCGGTGTTCTCGGCGCGCCCGCCGTCGAAGCGGTCGACAACCGGTTCGGCGACGTCGACGACGAGACGACCGTCGTCTTCACCGACCTCGTCGTCGACAACCCCAACCCCATCGGCGTCCAGTTAGGCAACACGACGATAAACTACACCGTCCGGATGAACGATGTCCCGATGGCCGTCGGCGGCCGGGAGGGACTCGACATCAGGCGAGGGAACTCGACGCTCGAGTTCACCACCCGGATGAACAACGAGCAGATTCCGCCGTGGTGGGCGACCCACGTCAACAACGACGAGCGGACGGTCGTGACCATCAACGCGACCGTCCGAACCTCCATCCTCGGCCAGCGGCGATACGACATCACCCAGGAGAAGGAGGTCGAGACCGACATCATCGGCGACTTCAACTCCGAGGAGACCCGGCCGGTCAACGCCGACGACCCGCCGCCGCTGTTCTCGAACCCCGTCCTGTACGTCAACCGCACGAGCGCCGAGTGGGGCGAGGCGACCGCACAGGAGACCCCCATCGACATGGAGTTCGTCATGTACAACCCCCAGACGACGCCGTTCACCGTCACCGAACTGGGCTACGAGATAACGATGAACGGGGTCGCGGTGGGCGAGGGCAGGACCGACGACATCGCGGCCATCCCGCCGGGGGCGACCGAGACGGTCCGGACCGAGGCGCGCATCCTCAACCCGAACCTCGACGACTGGTGGGTGACCCACCTCCGGAACGACCAGGTGACGAACCTCCGCATCGAGTTCTACGCCGTGGTGTCCGTCGACCAGCTCTCCCAGGACATCCGGGTCCCGCTGGATCGGCTCACCTACGAGGAGACCATCGAGACGGACATCTTCGGCAACGAGAACGCCTCGACCGCCGAGCCGACGGCGACGGCGACGCCGACCCCGGCCGACGGCGAGCGGACGCCGACCCCCACCGACTCCGGACGGACGATGCCGACGGCGACGCCGACGGCGATACCGGACGACCCCCTGGAGACGCCGACCGACGACGACGGCCTGCTGTGA